Within the Vibrio tasmaniensis genome, the region CTTTGATGAGCGTGTGGGCTAGTTTGTCTCTCTTTGTTTGGCCCTGAGCCAACCATCTTGATTGTTTTGAGTCGTTTATCGATGGTGCCATTGATATTTAAACTAAATATATCGAATGTGCCTGATGAGTATTGCGATGTGATAGCAAATTTATTGTTGGGATCTATCGCGACGTGACAGGGGTGATCTCCCGAGACGAGGCTTGCATTAGATGCTAGCTGTGAATCAACATTGGGTATATGAGTAAGCCGGGGTTGTTTTTTCTGGTCAACTTCAGATGCAGTATAGATCCCAGTTTTTGTCACAGTGACAAAAGAGGGATTAGTACATTTTGCAATCAGCTCTAGAGATAATAGTTTTCCAGTTTCTAGGTCTAACTGAGTTTGATAAACACCTTGGTTTTTACTTGACGTATCCGTGTAGCAACCGATCGTTAAGGGGAGGGTTTTCATAGGCTAGTCATACTCAATCAGAAAATGGAGCTGACATTGTCTTATAAATCGTATTAAAAGCGAGGCTATAGAAGAGAATTCTTGGTGACTTGGCTTGCAGATTTACATATTCCAGATAAAACAAAACCCAGCTAAAAAGCTGGGTTCTATTCAATGATGGTGCGGTCGGAGAGACTTGAACTCTCACACCTCTCGGCGCCAGAACCTAAATCTGGTGCGTCTACCAATTCCGCCACGACCGCAGCAAATCTTTATAGTTATATCGACATTGGTGATTCAATATAACGTTGTGCTCTTGGTTTGCTATTTAGCTTAAAAACAAGCCAACTAAAAACAAAGAGTTTTAATAGTGGCTGGGCTACCTGGATTCGAACCAGGGAATGCTGGCATCAAAAGCCAGTGCCTTACCGCTTGGCGATAGCCCAACAGGATATCAATTAAGATATCTAAATAATGGTGCGGTCGGAGAGACTTGAACTCTCACACCTCTCGGCGCCAGAACCTAAATCTGGTGCGTCTACCAATTCCGCCACGACCGCAGCAAAGCTTTTACTCTAGCGAAGAGTATAGTTAAGAAGACTTATGGTTTGTCTAAGTAACGTTGTTTGTTCTTCTTTCATAAAGAAAGAATGGTGGCTACTGCGGGATTCGAACCTGCGACCCCATCATTATGAGTGATGTGCTCTAACCAACTGAGCTAAGTAGCCAATAATGAATTTTATGTATTCACTATTTTATCTCTAATTAAAGAGAAATAATGGTGCGGTCGGAGAGACTTGAACTCTCACACCTCTCGGCGCCAGAACCTAAATCTGGTGCGTCTACCAATTCCGCCACGACCGCAGCAAATCTTTATAGTTATATCGACATTGGTGATTCAATATAACGTTGTGCTCTTGGTTTGCTATTTAGCTTAAAAACAAGCCAACTAAAAACAAAGAGTTTTAATAGTGGCTGGGCTACCTGGATTCGAACCAGGGAATGCTGGCATCAAAAGCCAGTGCCTTACCGCTTGGCGATAGCCCAACAGGATATCAATTAAGATATCTAAATAATGGTGCGGTCGGAGAGACTTGAACTCTCACACCTCTCGGCGCCAGAACCTAAATCTGGTGCGTCTACCAATTCCGCCACGACCGCAGCAAAGCTTTTACTCTAGCGAAGAGTATAGTTAAGAAGACTTATGGTTTGTCTAAGTAACGTTGTTTGTTCTTCTTTCATAAAGAAAGAATGGTGGCTACTGCGGGATTCGAACCTGCGACCCCATCATTATGAGTGATGTGCTCTAACCAACTGAGCTAAGTAGCCAATAATGAATTTTATGTATTCACTATTTTATCTCTAATTAAAGAGAAATAATGGTGCGGTCGGAGAGACTTGAACTCTCACACCTCTCGGCGCCAGAACCTAAATCTGGTGCGTCTACCAATTCCGCCACGACCGCAGCAAATCTTTATAGTTATATCGACATTGGTGATTCAATATAACGTTGTGCTCTTGGTTTGCTATTTAGCTTAAAAACAAGCCAACTAAAAACAAAGAGTTTTAATAGTGGCTGGGCTACCTGGATTCGAACCAGGGAATGCTGGCATCAAAAGCCAGTGCCTTACCGCTTGGCGATAGCCCAACAGGATATCAATTAAGATATCTAAATAATGGTGCGGTCGGAGAGACTTGAACTCTCACACCTCTCGGCGCCAGAACCTAAATCTGGTGCGTCTACCAATTCCGCCACGACCGCAGCAAAGCTTTCCTCTCAACTAAGCAAAGAGCCTAGCGAAGAGTATATAGTTAAGAAGACTTATGGTTTGTCTAAGTAACGTTGTAATGGCTGGGCTACCTGGATTCGAACCAGGGAATGCTGGCATCAAAAGCCAGTGCCTTACCGCTTGGCGATAGCCCAACAGGATATCAATTAAGACATCTAAATAATGGTGCGGTCGGAGAGACTTGAACTCTCACACCTCTCGGCGCCAGAACCTAAATCTGGTGCGTCTACCAATTCCGCCACGACCGCAGCAAATCTTTATAGTTATATCGACATTGGTGATTCAATATAACGTTGTGCACTTCGTTTGCTATTTAGCTTAAAAACAAGCCAACTAAAAACAAAGAGTTTTAATAGTGGCTGGGCTACCTGGATTCGAACCAGGGAATGCTGGCATCAAAAGCCAGTGCCTTACCGCTTGGCGATAGCCCAACAGGATATCAATTAAGACATCTAAATAATGGTGCGGTCGGAGAGACTTGAACTCTCACACCTCTCGGCGCCAGAACCTAAATCTGGTGCGTCTACCAATTCCGCCACGACCGCAGCAAAGCTTTCCTCTCAACTAAGTAAAGAGCCTAGCGAAGAGTATAGTTATATCGACATTGGTGATTCAATATAACGTTGTTTGTACTTTTTCTTTCGTAAAGAAAGAATGGTGGCTACTGCGGGATTCGAACCTGCGACCCCATCATTATGAGTGATGTGCTCTAACCAACTGAGCTAAGTAGCCATCTGAGAGCGGAGTAATATAATATAATCTCGCTTTCAATGCCATTATCTTTTTAAAGATAATTACACTTTAAATTGTGGCTGGGCTACCTGGATTCGAACCAGGGAATGCTGGCATCAAAAGCCAGTGCCTTACCGCTTGGCGATAGCCCAACAATGATATCAATTAAGATATCTCAATATGGTGCGGTCGGAGAGACTTGAACTCTCACACCTCTCGGCGCCAGAACCTAAATCTGGTGCGTCTACCAATTCCGCCACGACCGCTTTACTTTCCTAAAAACTCTTTGCTGTAAAGAAACATATGTTTAACAACAAACAGAGTGCTTAGGAAATGGTGGCTACTGCGGGATTCGAACCTGCGACCCCATCATTATGAGTGATGTGCTCTAACCAACTGAGCTAAGTAGCCATTTCCAAATTGTTGCTCATTTCGAAACGTTGCTGCTTCGTCGTGAACGGGGCGCATTATGCGGAGTTGAGCGAAACCCGTCAACTTTTTTTTTGAATAAATCACGAATAAACATCTGTTCGGTTTCTTTTTAGGCAAAGAGGTGTATTTGTCGACAAAAAATAGCGCTAAAAGGCGATATATATAGGAAGTTAAGTTTCGGATGCGGGGCTGTTTTTGAATCGAGAAAACAAAAAGGCCAGTGAATTCACTGGCCTTTTATTAGATGTTTATCGGTAATTAAACGTTGAAACGGAAGTGAACTACATCACCGTCTTTAACGATGTATTCTTTGCCTTCAAGACGCCATTTACCTGCATCTTTTGCTCCGCTTTCACCGCCAAATTCGATGAAATGTTCGTAACCAACCACTTCTGCACGGATGAATCCTTTTTCGAAGTCGGTGTGGATCTTGCCTGCAGCTTGTGGCGCAGTCGCACCTACAGGGATCGTCCAAGCGCGAACTTCTTTAACACCAGCAGTGAAGTAAGTCTGAAGAGTCAGTAGTTCGTAACCAGAGCGGATCACTCGGTTAAGGCCTGGTTCTTCGATACCCATGTCTGCAAGGAACTCTTCACGATCTTCATCGTCAAGTTCAGAAAGCTCAGATTCGATTGCAGCACAAACAGCAACAACAACGTTGTTCTCTTTTTCTGCGTACTCACGAACTGCGTCTAGGTAAGGGTTGTTTTCAAAACCATCTTCAGCAACGTTTGCGATGTACATTGTTGGCTTAAGCGTTAGGAAGTTAAGGTAGTCGATCGCCGCTACTTCTTCTTTAGCAAGTTCAACAGTACGAGCCATACCACCTTCAGTTAGGATTGGTAGTAGCTTTTCAAGAACCGTAGTTTCGAATTTAGCGTCTTTATCTCCGCCTTTTGCTTTTTTAGCATTGCGGAAGATTGCACGTTCACAGCTATCTAGATCAGCAAGAGCAAGCTCAAGGTTGATCACTTCAATATCTTCGATAGGTGATACTTTGCCTGAAACGTGAACGATGTTTTCGTTTTCAAAGCAGCGTACAACGTGACCGATAGCATCAGTTTCGCGGATGTTAGCTAGGAATTTGTTACCTAGACCTTCACCTTTAGATGCGCCAGCAACTAGGCCTGCGATATCTACGAATTCCATTGTCGTCGGAAGGATCTTCTGTGGATTAACAATTTTTGCTAATGCATCTAAGCGTAGATCTGGAACCGGAACGATACCTGTGTTTGGTTCGATCGTACAAAATGGAAAGTTTGCTGCTTCGATGCCTGCTTTAGTCAGTGCGTTAAACAGAGTTGACTTACCAACGTTTGGTAGACCAACGATGCCACATTTAAAACCCATGATATAAACCTTATTCTGCTTTGAACGTATGTAAGCGATTTTGTGCTTTTGGTAGGCCATCTTTCAATAAGATGTCTAGGCTACGAACCGATTCGTCAACGACAGCCTCGATACACTCTTGCTCTTTCGCAGGAGCTTTGCCTAATACATAACCTGCAACTTTATCTTTGTGTCCTGGATGGCCAATGCCTAATCTAAGACGATAGAATTCTTTATTGTTACCCTGTTTGCTGATGATGTCTTTCAGACCATTATGTCCTCCATGACCACCACCTTTTTTAAACTTTCCAATACCAGGTGGAAGATCTAACTCATCGTGAGCGACCATGATCTCTTCTGGTTTAATTTGGTAGAACTTTGCTAAGGCAGCAACTGCTTTGCCTGACAAGTTCATAAAAGTCGTTGGGATCAGCAAACGAAGATCTTCACCATGAACCATGATACGACCCGTTAGGCCAAAGAACTTTGGTTCGTTCTTCAGTGTCACGTTATGTACACGTGCTAATTCTTCAACTACCCAAGCACCCGCATTGTGGCGAGTTTTGGCGTATTCTGGACCTGGATTAGCCAGTCCAACGAGAAGTTTTATTTGTTGGCTCAAGGTATGGATCTCTCTTGGGATTTCAAAAAGCGCCGTATGATATCACAGTTTATGAAAAAGGTGCGAGCTAGCTGATAGCAACTCAATGATTCGAACTGTGCTCAAATTCACTTTGTGGTCGTTATACCAATCGTAGTAAATAACTGGTCACCCTAGCTGGTTAAAATGCTCGATAACTGCGTTATAATTTTTGGTTGTAGAATAACTACTTATCAAAAAATCACGCCTTGTTCTCAAGCTTTTTTCCTGCGCTATTTCTGAACACTTACTTACTGTGATTGGTATTAGATATAAAAAAAGCACTTCATCGAATGAAGTGCTTAATATCTTTTTCAGATTGTTCTGCTAAAGCAAAGCTATAGAGCTTTGATTAGTTGAACATCGCAGAGATAGACTCTTCGTTGCTGATACGACGAATCGCTTCAGCAAGCATGCGAGAAAGGCTTAGTTCAGTTACTTTACCTGTCGCAGCCATCTCTGGAGAAAGCTTGATTGAATCAGTAACAATAACTTGGTCTAGAACTGAATTGCGGATGTTTTCTGCAGCAGTACCAGAGAATACAGCGTGAGTTGCGTAAGCGAATACACGCTTAGCACCGCGCTCTTTAAGCGCTTCAGCTGCTTTACACAGTGTGCCACCAGTGTCGATCATGTCATCAACGATAACACAGTCACGACCTTCAACATCACCGATTAGGTTCATTACTTCAGAAACGTTAGCACGTGGACGACGCTTATCAACGATAGCGATGTCAACATCACCTAGCGCTTTAGCTGTAGCACGAGCACGTACAACACCACCAAGGTCTGGAGAAACCACTACTGGGTTTTCTAGACCACGGTTAGCCATGTCTTCTAGAAGAACTGGAGTGCCGAAGATGTTATCAACAGGTACATCGAAGAAGCCTTGGATTTGCTCTGCGTGTAGGTCGATAGTAAGAACGCGGTCAACGCCAACGTTAGAAAGGAAATCTGCAACAACTTTTGCAGTAATAGGCACACGAGCAGAACGTACACGACGATCTTGACGGGCATAACCGAAGTAAGGGATTACAGCAGTAATACGGCCAGCAGAAGCACGGCGCATTGCGTCAATCATTACCACCAATTCCATAAGGTTGTCATTGGTTGGTGCACAAGTTGATTGAATCAGGAATACATCGCTACCACGAACGTTTTCATTGATTTGAACAGCGACTTCGCCATCAGAAAAACGGTCTACAGTAGCATCGCCAAGAGAGATATATAGACGATCAGCAATACGTTGGGCTAGTTCAGGTGTTGCGTTACCAGCAAATAGCTTCATATCAGGCACGGTGGAAACCTCGGGTTGCGTCCAGTTTTAAATAGATTGTGGGTGGGCTGATTGGTATTCAGCCAAAGTTTCTTTCAAAGGAGAAATGTTTCGTCCTTTCGCGACAAACGCGGAAACTGTGTCAGGCAGTTGCTCTAGCACCAATTCGGCTTCTTTTTTGCTGCTAAATTCAGCAAAAACGCACGAACCTGTGCCAGTCAATCTCGACGGCGCGTATTGTAGCAGCCATGAAAGTTGCTTATCAACCTCTGGGTACAGCATTCGCACAATTTTTTCGCAATCGTTTACGTATTCTTGCTCTAGAAGCGTTGCTAGCGCTCGCTTTGGCGTATTTCGAGTTAATTCTGAATGCGTGAATATGTCTACAGTTGCTATGCTCACTTGAGGTTTAACAACGAGATACCATTTTTCATCCGGATTAGCTGGCTGTAGCTTTTCTCCAATCCCTTCAGCAAAGGCGGCGTACCCTCGAACGAAGACAGGAACGTCAGCGCCAAGCTTCAAACCGATCTCGGCGAGTTGATCATCTGACAGGTTGAGTTGCCATAAATGGTTGAGAGCGACTAACACGGTTGCGGCATTTGAAGAGCCTCCACCAATACCGCCTCCCATTGGAAGCACTTTCTTTAACTCAATATCCGCACCGAAAGTCGTCGATGTATATTGTTGAAGGGCAGTTGCAGCTTTCCAGATCAAGTTATCTTCTGTCGCAACGCCTGGAATCTCAGGTGTGATTGTTATCGAGCTTGTTTTTCGGTTTGCGGTAACCGTAAGTTCATCACCAAAGTCGACAAACTGAAATAGGGTCTGAAGTTCGTGATAGCCATTGTCGCGTCGGCCAGTGATATAGAGAAATAAATTCAGCTTAGCTGGCGAAGGCCAGTGCGTTGGCGTTGTTATCATTTTTTCAGTGTCCACTTCGAAACTACAATGTTGATTTTGTTCTCGTCTTGCTTGAATGACAATCGGGTAGGGAGGGGAATTGTCTCTACGTTCGTGCTGTCTTCACCAGAGTTCTTGTTGTCTTCACCAGATAATAGTGTACTTGGCATCTCTACATTTCGGTAATTATCAAAATTGAGTGTCCATAATTGACCGCTGACTTGTTTGGACAGAGATTCAAGCGTGTTGGTGGTGTTCAATTGGTAGCTGTCTGCTTGGTCAGGAATGCCAAGGAACCATTGTGGTAAGTGATCGATGGGGATCTGCAATCCAGTAAGTTGTTCTACCAAGACTGAAGCACTCGCATGAGTAAATACTTGGTCATCATAGGTCACGACTTTTGCACCCGATGGTTCGATGGTTAGGTTCAGTGCGGTTTGACCGAGAAAAGTCGTAAGCCTTAGTTGACTCTGATTTAGGGAGTGCTTCCAAATGAAGTTTAGGCTTTGGCGTTGCTCTGGAGAAATATAAGCGAGCTTGCCTGAGGCTTGATAGTTTTCTATCTGTAAAAGCCGGTTTTGGTG harbors:
- the ychF gene encoding redox-regulated ATPase YchF, with the protein product MGFKCGIVGLPNVGKSTLFNALTKAGIEAANFPFCTIEPNTGIVPVPDLRLDALAKIVNPQKILPTTMEFVDIAGLVAGASKGEGLGNKFLANIRETDAIGHVVRCFENENIVHVSGKVSPIEDIEVINLELALADLDSCERAIFRNAKKAKGGDKDAKFETTVLEKLLPILTEGGMARTVELAKEEVAAIDYLNFLTLKPTMYIANVAEDGFENNPYLDAVREYAEKENNVVVAVCAAIESELSELDDEDREEFLADMGIEEPGLNRVIRSGYELLTLQTYFTAGVKEVRAWTIPVGATAPQAAGKIHTDFEKGFIRAEVVGYEHFIEFGGESGAKDAGKWRLEGKEYIVKDGDVVHFRFNV
- the pth gene encoding aminoacyl-tRNA hydrolase; translation: MSQQIKLLVGLANPGPEYAKTRHNAGAWVVEELARVHNVTLKNEPKFFGLTGRIMVHGEDLRLLIPTTFMNLSGKAVAALAKFYQIKPEEIMVAHDELDLPPGIGKFKKGGGHGGHNGLKDIISKQGNNKEFYRLRLGIGHPGHKDKVAGYVLGKAPAKEQECIEAVVDESVRSLDILLKDGLPKAQNRLHTFKAE
- a CDS encoding ribose-phosphate pyrophosphokinase; protein product: MPDMKLFAGNATPELAQRIADRLYISLGDATVDRFSDGEVAVQINENVRGSDVFLIQSTCAPTNDNLMELVVMIDAMRRASAGRITAVIPYFGYARQDRRVRSARVPITAKVVADFLSNVGVDRVLTIDLHAEQIQGFFDVPVDNIFGTPVLLEDMANRGLENPVVVSPDLGGVVRARATAKALGDVDIAIVDKRRPRANVSEVMNLIGDVEGRDCVIVDDMIDTGGTLCKAAEALKERGAKRVFAYATHAVFSGTAAENIRNSVLDQVIVTDSIKLSPEMAATGKVTELSLSRMLAEAIRRISNEESISAMFN
- the ispE gene encoding 4-(cytidine 5'-diphospho)-2-C-methyl-D-erythritol kinase, which translates into the protein MITTPTHWPSPAKLNLFLYITGRRDNGYHELQTLFQFVDFGDELTVTANRKTSSITITPEIPGVATEDNLIWKAATALQQYTSTTFGADIELKKVLPMGGGIGGGSSNAATVLVALNHLWQLNLSDDQLAEIGLKLGADVPVFVRGYAAFAEGIGEKLQPANPDEKWYLVVKPQVSIATVDIFTHSELTRNTPKRALATLLEQEYVNDCEKIVRMLYPEVDKQLSWLLQYAPSRLTGTGSCVFAEFSSKKEAELVLEQLPDTVSAFVAKGRNISPLKETLAEYQSAHPQSI
- the lolB gene encoding lipoprotein insertase outer membrane protein LolB, whose protein sequence is MSKLRKITSLIFLTIIMVGCSSIPEQPTSVEWQSHQNRLLQIENYQASGKLAYISPEQRQSLNFIWKHSLNQSQLRLTTFLGQTALNLTIEPSGAKVVTYDDQVFTHASASVLVEQLTGLQIPIDHLPQWFLGIPDQADSYQLNTTNTLESLSKQVSGQLWTLNFDNYRNVEMPSTLLSGEDNKNSGEDSTNVETIPLPTRLSFKQDENKINIVVSKWTLKK